Proteins from one Dermacentor variabilis isolate Ectoservices chromosome 1, ASM5094787v1, whole genome shotgun sequence genomic window:
- the LOC142563774 gene encoding purine nucleoside phosphorylase-like isoform X1: MAKVPGQSSENSIEGYSYEHIESIANFLLSKTEHRPTIGIICGSGLGSLADLIGGSKEFQYKDIPDFPVSTVPGHSGKLVLGKLEGKTVICMQGRFHPYEGYPLWKCAMPVRLMKLLGVKTLIVTNAAGGVNPNFKAGDIMIIKDHINFPGLGGDNPLRGRNDERWGPRFPAMSNAYDRDLRELAKKIANEELSLWPFLREGVYCMVGGPNFESVAEINMLRVLGADACGMSTAHEVIVARHCGLRVFGLSLISNVCISDYNTCQVANHEEVLETGQKRKKDLEKLVKALIKKMDA; the protein is encoded by the exons ATGGCCAAGGTGCCCGGACAGTCATCGGAGAATAGTATCGAGGG GTACTCATACGAGCACATCGAAAGTATCGCAAATTTCCTACTGAGCAAGACGGAGCACCGACCAACCATAGGAATCATATGCGGCTCTGGCCTGGGTTCTCTGGCTGACCTTATTGGAGGCAGCAAAGAGTTCCAGTACAAGGACATTCCAGATTTCCCTGTCAGCACAG TTCCTGGCCACAGCGGGAAACTTGTTTTAGGCAAACTGGAAGGAAAGACTGTGATTTGTATGCAAGGACGCTTTCATCCTTACGAAGGCTATCCACTATGGAAG tgtgCTATGCCAGTAAGGTTAATGAAACTGCTTGGAGTAAAGACTCTTATTGTCACAAACGCCGCTGGTGGGGTGAACCCAAATTTTAAAGCTGGCGATATCATGATCATCAAGGACCACATAAACTTCCCTGGCCTCGGCGGTGACAATCCTCTGAGAGGTCGCAATGACGAAAG ATGGGGACCTCGCTTTCCGGCCATGAGCAATGCCTACGACAGGGATCTCCGGGAGTTGGCCAAGAAAATTGCCAACGAAGAGCTTTCGCTCTGGCCTTTTCTCCGCGAAGGCGTCTACTGCATGGTTGGAGGGCCAAACTTCGAGTCTGTTGCCGAGATAAACATGCTACGAGTACTCGGCGCCGACGCTTGTG GCATGAGCACGGCACACGAGGTCATCGTGGCAAGACATTGTGGCCTCCGTGTCTTCGGGCTTTCGCTCATCAGCAACGTGTGCATAAGCGACTACAACACGTGCCAAGTGGCCAACCACGAAGAGGTCCTCGAAACCGGCCAGAAACGCAAGAAAGACCTCGAAAAACTCGTCAAGGCTCTCATCAAGAAGATGGACGCGTGA
- the LOC142563774 gene encoding purine nucleoside phosphorylase-like isoform X2, producing the protein MSSKDEQYSYEHIESIANFLLSKTEHRPTIGIICGSGLGSLADLIGGSKEFQYKDIPDFPVSTVPGHSGKLVLGKLEGKTVICMQGRFHPYEGYPLWKCAMPVRLMKLLGVKTLIVTNAAGGVNPNFKAGDIMIIKDHINFPGLGGDNPLRGRNDERWGPRFPAMSNAYDRDLRELAKKIANEELSLWPFLREGVYCMVGGPNFESVAEINMLRVLGADACGMSTAHEVIVARHCGLRVFGLSLISNVCISDYNTCQVANHEEVLETGQKRKKDLEKLVKALIKKMDA; encoded by the exons ATGAGCTCCAAGGATGAACA GTACTCATACGAGCACATCGAAAGTATCGCAAATTTCCTACTGAGCAAGACGGAGCACCGACCAACCATAGGAATCATATGCGGCTCTGGCCTGGGTTCTCTGGCTGACCTTATTGGAGGCAGCAAAGAGTTCCAGTACAAGGACATTCCAGATTTCCCTGTCAGCACAG TTCCTGGCCACAGCGGGAAACTTGTTTTAGGCAAACTGGAAGGAAAGACTGTGATTTGTATGCAAGGACGCTTTCATCCTTACGAAGGCTATCCACTATGGAAG tgtgCTATGCCAGTAAGGTTAATGAAACTGCTTGGAGTAAAGACTCTTATTGTCACAAACGCCGCTGGTGGGGTGAACCCAAATTTTAAAGCTGGCGATATCATGATCATCAAGGACCACATAAACTTCCCTGGCCTCGGCGGTGACAATCCTCTGAGAGGTCGCAATGACGAAAG ATGGGGACCTCGCTTTCCGGCCATGAGCAATGCCTACGACAGGGATCTCCGGGAGTTGGCCAAGAAAATTGCCAACGAAGAGCTTTCGCTCTGGCCTTTTCTCCGCGAAGGCGTCTACTGCATGGTTGGAGGGCCAAACTTCGAGTCTGTTGCCGAGATAAACATGCTACGAGTACTCGGCGCCGACGCTTGTG GCATGAGCACGGCACACGAGGTCATCGTGGCAAGACATTGTGGCCTCCGTGTCTTCGGGCTTTCGCTCATCAGCAACGTGTGCATAAGCGACTACAACACGTGCCAAGTGGCCAACCACGAAGAGGTCCTCGAAACCGGCCAGAAACGCAAGAAAGACCTCGAAAAACTCGTCAAGGCTCTCATCAAGAAGATGGACGCGTGA